The Megalobrama amblycephala isolate DHTTF-2021 linkage group LG7, ASM1881202v1, whole genome shotgun sequence genome window below encodes:
- the mdh1aa gene encoding malate dehydrogenase 1Aa, NAD (soluble), with protein MLTLLSAMYLVVRTASAQAEPIRVLVTGAAGQIAYSLLYSIAKGDVFGKDQPIILVLLDITPMLPVLDGVVMELQDCALPLLREVIPTDKVEVGFKDLDAAILVGSMPRKEGMERKDLLKANVAIFKTQGEALEKYAKKTVKVLVVGNPANTNCLIASKSAPSIPKENFSCLTRLDHNRARSQVAMRVGVSSDSVKNVIIWGNHSSTQYPDVHHAIVNHHGKELAAFDAVNDESWLKGDFISTVQQRGAAVIKARKLSSAMSAAKAICDHMRDIWFGTPDGEWVSMGVYSSGNSYGVPDDLMYSFPVKIKNKTWKVVDGLPINDFSRAKMDATAAELVEERDTAVTFLGA; from the exons ATGTTGACCCTGTTGTCGGCTATGTACTTGGTGGTGCGCACGGCTTCGGCGCAG GCCGAACCGATCCGTGTCCTGGTGACTGGCGCAGCCGGACAGATCGCCTATTCTCTGCTCTACAGCATTGCTAAAGGAGATGTGTTCGGCAAGGATCAG CCAATCATCTTGGTGCTTCTGGACATCACTCCCATGCTGCCCGTGCTGGATGGGGTCGTCATGGAACTGCAGGATTGTGCTCTTCCTCTTCTGAGGG AGGTGATTCCTACCGATAAGGTTGAGGTGGGCTTCAAGGACCTTGATGCTGCCATCTTGGTGGGCTCTATGCCAAGGAAAGAGGGCATGGAGAGAAAGGACCTCCTGAAGGCCAATGTGGCCATTTTTAAAACCCAAGGTGAAGCACTGGAGAAGTATGCCAAGAAGACCGTCAAG GTGCTAGTTGTCGGGAACCCAGCCAACACCAACTGTTTGATCGCCTCCAAATCTGCTCCGTCCATTCCTAAGGAGAACTTCTCCTGCCTGACCCGTCTGGACCATAACAGGGCCCGCTCTCAG GTGGCGATGCGTGTTGGTGTGTCCTCTGACAGTGTGAAGAATGTGATTATCTGGGGAAATCACTCCTCAACTCAGTACCCAGATGTGCACCATGCTATCGTGAACCACCATGGGAAGGAGTTGGCAGCCTTTGACGCTGTGAATGACGAAAGCTGGCTGAAGGGTGACTTCATCTCC ACGGTGCAGCAGAGAGGTGCAGCTGTCATCAAGGCCAGGAAGCTCTCCAGCGCAATGTCTGCTGCCAAAGCCATCTGTGACCACATGAGGGACATCTGGTTCGGCACTCCTGAT GGCGAGTGGGTGTCTATGGGCGTCTACTCCTCTGGTAATTCCTATGGAGTTCCTGATGACCTCATGTACTCCTTCCCTGTTAAGATTAAG AACAAGACCTGGAAGGTGGTTGACGGACTCCCCATCAACGATTTCTCTCGCGCTAAGATGGACGCCACCGCCGCTGAGCTGGTTGAGGAGAGAGACACGGCAGTCACCTTCCTTGGAGCGTGA